In a genomic window of Comamonadaceae bacterium OTU4NAUVB1:
- a CDS encoding phosphotransferase gives MNQQTSTDPQQPLPPQDFGQFVGTRAVTGSHLFDVEALTGWLEAHLDGFKGPLAVEMFKGGQSNPTYKLVTPACSYVMRAKPGPVAKLLPSAHAIEREYKVMGGLAGTDVPVPRMLCLCEDESVIGRAFYVMEFKTGRVLWDQSLPGMDHAERAAIYDELNRVIAALHSVNFADQGLAGYGRPGHYVERQIARWSKQYVASVTRPIPEMDRLMEWLPAHVPASARDERHGSIVHGDYRLDNVMFHPTEPRAVAVLDWELSTLGHPLADFSYHCMSWHIAPGAFRGLGGVDVGSLGIPTESEYIRRYCERTGITTPEALAPDWDFYLAYNMFRIAAILQGIAKRVEMGTASSEQAVASGRGALPMARMAWDFAQRA, from the coding sequence ATGAACCAGCAGACATCAACGGACCCGCAGCAGCCGCTGCCGCCGCAGGACTTCGGACAGTTCGTCGGCACCCGGGCCGTCACGGGATCGCACCTGTTCGACGTCGAGGCCCTCACGGGCTGGCTCGAGGCGCACCTCGACGGTTTCAAGGGGCCGCTGGCGGTCGAGATGTTCAAGGGCGGCCAGTCCAATCCGACCTACAAGCTCGTGACGCCCGCGTGCAGCTACGTCATGCGCGCCAAGCCCGGCCCGGTGGCGAAGCTGCTGCCCTCGGCCCATGCGATCGAGCGCGAATACAAGGTGATGGGCGGGCTCGCCGGCACCGACGTGCCGGTGCCGCGCATGCTGTGCCTGTGCGAGGACGAATCGGTCATCGGCCGCGCCTTCTACGTGATGGAGTTCAAGACCGGCCGCGTGCTGTGGGACCAGAGCCTGCCGGGCATGGACCACGCCGAGCGCGCCGCCATCTACGACGAACTCAACCGCGTCATCGCCGCCCTGCACAGCGTGAACTTCGCCGACCAGGGCCTGGCCGGCTACGGCCGCCCGGGCCACTACGTCGAGCGCCAGATCGCCCGCTGGAGCAAGCAGTACGTGGCTTCCGTCACCCGGCCCATCCCCGAGATGGACCGGCTGATGGAATGGCTGCCCGCGCACGTCCCCGCCAGCGCGCGCGACGAGCGCCACGGCTCGATCGTGCATGGCGACTACCGGCTCGACAACGTGATGTTCCATCCCACCGAGCCGCGCGCCGTCGCGGTGCTGGACTGGGAGCTGTCCACGCTCGGCCACCCGCTGGCCGACTTCAGTTACCACTGCATGTCCTGGCACATCGCGCCGGGAGCCTTCCGCGGGCTCGGCGGCGTCGACGTGGGGAGCCTGGGTATCCCGACGGAGAGCGAGTACATCCGCCGCTACTGCGAGCGCACCGGCATCACCACGCCGGAAGCGCTCGCGCCCGACTGGGACTTCTACCTCGCCTACAACATGTTCCGCATCGCGGCGATCCTGCAGGGCATCGCCAAGCGGGTCGAGATGGGCACGGCATCGAGCGAGCAGGCCGTCGCCTCCGGACGCGGAGCCCTGCCGATGGCGCGGATGGCCTGGGATTTCGCGCAGCGCGCCTGA
- a CDS encoding MOSC domain-containing protein: protein MDAPTDPGRRGDAPSARVVGVHASGLHSFSKFTEPSIRLTAGLGVDGDAHAGTTVRHRSRVARDASAPNLRQVHLLHAELFDELMAAGFAVWAGDLGENVTTRGIELLALPTGTRLHLGGSAAAGEGPVVELTGLRNPCSQLDRFQRGLMAATLGRDAMGGLVRKAGVMAIVLAGGDVREGDPIRVELPPGEPRPLQPV, encoded by the coding sequence ATGGACGCACCGACCGATCCCGGACGGCGCGGCGACGCTCCGTCCGCGCGCGTGGTGGGAGTCCATGCGAGCGGCCTGCACAGCTTCTCCAAGTTCACCGAGCCGTCGATCCGGCTGACCGCCGGCCTGGGCGTGGACGGCGACGCGCACGCCGGCACCACCGTCCGGCATCGCTCGCGCGTGGCGCGCGACGCCTCGGCCCCCAACCTGCGTCAGGTGCACCTGCTGCACGCCGAACTGTTCGACGAGCTCATGGCGGCCGGCTTCGCCGTCTGGGCGGGGGACCTGGGCGAGAACGTCACCACGCGCGGCATCGAGCTGCTGGCGCTGCCCACCGGCACGCGCCTGCACCTGGGCGGATCGGCCGCGGCGGGCGAGGGGCCGGTCGTCGAACTGACCGGCCTGCGCAATCCCTGCAGCCAGCTCGACCGCTTCCAGCGCGGCCTGATGGCCGCCACGCTGGGGCGCGACGCGATGGGCGGTCTGGTGCGCAAGGCCGGCGTGATGGCGATCGTGCTGGCCGGTGGCGACGTGCGCGAGGGCGACCCGATCCGCGTCGAACTGCCACCGGGCGAGCCCCGGCCGCTGCAGCCCGTCTGA
- the glmM gene encoding phosphoglucosamine mutase, with product MTRQYFGTDGIRGTVGQPPITPDFVLRLAHAVGRVLRKTEARPTVLIGKDTRISGYMLESALESGFNSAGVDVVLLGPLPTPGVAYLTRAQRASLGVVISASHNPFPDNGIKFFSAQGTKLDDGWEEAVEAALQESPVWAESAELGKARRLNDAAGRYIEFCKSTFAHDLSLRGLRLVIDAAHGAAYQVAPQVFHELGAEVTSIGCAPDGLNINEGVGATHPGALVEAVTAQGADYGIALDGDADRLQLVDAHGRLFNGDELLYLMVNERIARGERPRGVVGTLMTNKAVEMALRAQGIEFVRAKVGDRYVLEELEKRGWLLGGEGSGHLLALDRHTTGDGIVSALQVLQACVRSGRAVAELLAEVTLFPQVLLNVRLKAGQDWRGNPALSAETRRVEAELGDAGRVLIRASGTEPLLRVMVEARDADQAAACARRLAATLAA from the coding sequence ATGACACGACAGTATTTCGGCACCGACGGCATCCGCGGCACGGTCGGCCAGCCCCCCATCACGCCCGACTTCGTGCTGCGTCTCGCGCACGCGGTGGGCCGCGTGCTGCGCAAGACCGAGGCCCGCCCGACGGTCCTGATCGGCAAGGACACGCGCATCTCCGGCTACATGCTCGAGTCGGCGCTGGAGTCGGGCTTCAACTCCGCCGGCGTGGACGTCGTGCTGCTCGGGCCGCTGCCCACGCCTGGCGTGGCCTACCTGACGCGGGCCCAGCGGGCCAGCCTGGGCGTGGTGATCAGCGCCAGCCACAACCCGTTTCCCGACAACGGCATCAAGTTCTTCAGCGCCCAGGGCACCAAGCTGGACGACGGATGGGAGGAAGCGGTGGAAGCCGCGCTGCAGGAGTCGCCGGTGTGGGCCGAATCGGCCGAGCTGGGCAAGGCGCGGCGTTTGAACGACGCGGCCGGCCGCTACATCGAGTTCTGCAAGAGCACCTTCGCCCACGACCTGAGCCTGCGGGGCCTGCGGCTGGTGATCGACGCCGCCCACGGTGCGGCCTACCAGGTCGCGCCGCAGGTGTTCCACGAGCTCGGCGCCGAGGTCACCAGCATCGGTTGCGCGCCCGACGGCCTGAACATCAACGAGGGCGTGGGCGCGACGCATCCGGGCGCGCTCGTCGAGGCCGTCACGGCGCAGGGGGCCGACTACGGCATCGCCCTGGACGGCGACGCCGACCGGCTGCAGCTCGTGGACGCGCACGGCCGCCTCTTCAACGGCGACGAACTGCTCTATCTGATGGTCAACGAGCGCATCGCGCGCGGCGAGCGGCCCCGGGGCGTGGTCGGCACGCTGATGACCAACAAGGCCGTCGAGATGGCGTTGCGCGCGCAGGGCATCGAGTTCGTCCGCGCCAAGGTGGGCGACCGCTACGTGCTGGAGGAGCTGGAGAAGCGTGGCTGGCTGCTGGGCGGCGAGGGTTCGGGCCACCTGCTCGCGCTCGACCGCCACACCACGGGCGACGGCATCGTCAGCGCGCTGCAGGTGCTGCAGGCCTGCGTGAGGAGCGGCCGCGCGGTGGCCGAACTGCTGGCCGAGGTGACGCTGTTCCCGCAGGTGCTGCTCAACGTGCGGCTGAAGGCCGGCCAGGACTGGCGCGGCAACCCGGCGCTGTCGGCCGAGACGCGCCGCGTCGAGGCCGAACTCGGCGATGCCGGCCGGGTGCTCATCCGCGCGAGCGGCACCGAGCCGCTGCTGCGCGTCATGGTCGAGGCGCGCGATGCCGACCAGGCCGCGGCCTGCGCCCGGCGCTTGGCCGCCACGCTGGCCGCGTGA
- the folP gene encoding dihydropteroate synthase: MSGSQEDGAIGPVFSFWRTTRFDIDLSLPKVMGIVNVTPDSFSDGGDHASATEALRHCERLLAEGADLLDIGGESTRPGSPEVPLDTELARVLPVVREALRLGVPISVDTYKPEVMRAVLDLGADIVNDVWALRRAGAREAVASHPSCGVCLMHMHRDPRTMQSMPMAADADVVSVVADFLARETAALRAAGVEAARIAIDPGIGFGKSVAQNFALLARQRELLAPGYPLLAGWSRKSSLGTATGIEAASRRMVPSVAAALMAVERGASIVRVHDVRDTVAALAVWRAVAFAPSGAPTPTALARPAGPARTP, from the coding sequence ATGTCGGGTTCGCAGGAAGACGGGGCCATCGGCCCCGTTTTTTCGTTCTGGCGCACCACGCGCTTCGACATCGACCTCTCGCTGCCGAAGGTGATGGGCATCGTCAACGTGACGCCGGATTCGTTCTCCGACGGCGGCGACCACGCTTCTGCGACCGAGGCGCTGCGGCATTGCGAGCGGCTGCTGGCCGAGGGCGCCGACCTCCTCGACATCGGCGGCGAGTCGACGCGGCCGGGCAGCCCGGAAGTGCCGCTCGACACGGAACTCGCGCGCGTGCTGCCGGTCGTGCGCGAGGCCCTGCGCCTGGGCGTGCCGATCTCGGTGGACACCTACAAGCCCGAAGTGATGCGCGCCGTGCTCGACCTGGGCGCCGACATCGTCAACGACGTGTGGGCACTGCGTCGCGCCGGTGCCCGCGAGGCCGTCGCGTCGCATCCGTCGTGCGGGGTGTGCCTGATGCACATGCACCGCGATCCGCGCACCATGCAGTCGATGCCCATGGCGGCCGACGCCGATGTCGTGAGCGTGGTGGCCGACTTCCTGGCGCGCGAGACGGCGGCGCTGCGGGCGGCGGGGGTCGAGGCGGCGCGCATCGCCATCGATCCGGGGATCGGCTTCGGCAAGAGCGTCGCGCAGAACTTCGCGCTTCTCGCACGGCAGCGCGAACTGCTGGCGCCGGGGTATCCGCTGCTCGCCGGCTGGTCGCGCAAGTCGTCGCTGGGCACCGCCACCGGGATCGAGGCCGCCTCGCGACGGATGGTGCCCAGCGTGGCGGCGGCGCTGATGGCCGTCGAGCGTGGTGCGTCGATCGTGCGCGTGCACGACGTGCGCGACACCGTCGCAGCACTGGCGGTGTGGCGCGCCGTGGCCTTCGCCCCGTCCGGCGCGCCGACGCCCACCGCGCTGGCAAGGCCAGCCGGGCCGGCCCGCACCCCCTGA
- the ftsH gene encoding ATP-dependent zinc metalloprotease FtsH yields the protein MNNQWFSKVAVWLVIAMVLFTVFKQFDTRSGANAGNVGYSDFLEEVRGNRIKSATIQEGQGGSEIVAVTNDDRRIRTTATYLDRGLVGDLIANNVKFDVKPREEGSLLMTLLVSWGPMLLLIGVWVYFMRQMQGGGKGGAFSFGKSKARMLDENTNSVTFADVAGCDEAKEEVKEVVDFLKDPGRFQKLGGRIPRGLLLVGPPGTGKTLLAKSIAGEAKVPFFSISGSDFVEMFVGVGAARVRDMFENAKKNAPCIIFIDEIDAVGRQRGAGLGGGNDEREQTLNQMLVEMDGFETNLGVIVVAATNRPDILDAALLRPGRFDRQVYVTLPDIRGREQILNVHMRKVPLGQDVNPSIIARGTPGMSGADLANLCNEAALMAARRNARVVEMQDFEKAKDKIFMGPERKSMVMPEEERRNTAYHESGHALIGKLLPKCDPVHKVTIIPRGRALGVTMSLPSQDRYSYDREYMLNQISMLFGGRIAEEVFMHQMTTGASNDFERATSIARDMVTRYGMTDALGPMVYAENEGEVFLGRSVTKTTNMSEQTMEKVDGEVRRIIDEQYALARRLIEDNSDKMHAMAKALLEWETIDSEQLDDIMGGRAPRPPKDWTPRIPPSNNGGGTGGTPAVNTDPAPTAA from the coding sequence TTGAATAATCAGTGGTTTTCCAAAGTTGCCGTTTGGCTGGTCATTGCGATGGTGTTGTTCACTGTGTTCAAGCAGTTCGACACCCGCAGTGGCGCCAATGCCGGCAACGTCGGCTATTCGGACTTTCTCGAGGAAGTCCGTGGCAATCGCATCAAGAGCGCCACGATCCAGGAAGGTCAGGGCGGCAGCGAGATCGTCGCCGTCACCAACGACGACCGGCGCATCCGCACCACTGCCACCTACCTCGATCGCGGCCTGGTCGGCGACCTGATCGCCAACAACGTCAAGTTCGACGTCAAGCCCCGCGAGGAAGGCTCGCTCCTCATGACCCTGCTGGTCAGCTGGGGTCCGATGCTGCTCCTGATCGGGGTGTGGGTGTACTTCATGCGGCAGATGCAGGGAGGCGGCAAGGGCGGCGCCTTCAGCTTCGGCAAGAGCAAGGCCCGCATGCTCGACGAGAACACCAATTCGGTCACCTTCGCCGATGTCGCGGGCTGCGACGAGGCCAAGGAAGAGGTCAAGGAAGTCGTGGACTTCCTGAAGGACCCGGGACGATTCCAGAAGCTGGGCGGGCGCATCCCGCGCGGCCTGCTGCTGGTCGGCCCGCCGGGCACCGGCAAGACCCTGCTCGCCAAGTCGATCGCCGGTGAAGCGAAGGTGCCGTTTTTCTCGATCTCCGGTTCGGACTTCGTCGAGATGTTCGTCGGCGTGGGCGCGGCCCGTGTTCGCGACATGTTCGAGAACGCCAAGAAGAACGCGCCCTGCATCATCTTCATCGACGAAATCGACGCGGTGGGCCGCCAGCGCGGTGCCGGCCTGGGTGGCGGCAACGACGAGCGCGAGCAGACCCTGAACCAGATGCTGGTCGAGATGGACGGTTTCGAGACCAACCTCGGCGTCATCGTCGTCGCGGCGACCAACCGGCCGGACATCCTGGACGCCGCCCTGCTGCGCCCGGGCCGCTTCGACCGCCAGGTGTACGTGACGCTGCCGGACATCCGTGGCCGCGAGCAGATCCTCAACGTGCACATGCGCAAGGTGCCGCTCGGCCAGGACGTGAACCCGAGCATCATCGCCCGCGGCACGCCCGGCATGTCGGGTGCCGACCTGGCCAACCTGTGCAACGAGGCTGCGCTGATGGCCGCCCGCCGCAATGCGCGCGTGGTCGAGATGCAGGACTTCGAGAAGGCCAAGGACAAGATCTTCATGGGCCCCGAGCGCAAGAGCATGGTGATGCCCGAGGAAGAGCGCCGCAACACGGCCTATCACGAGTCCGGCCACGCCCTCATCGGCAAGCTGCTGCCCAAGTGCGACCCGGTGCACAAGGTGACGATCATCCCGCGCGGCCGCGCGCTCGGCGTGACGATGAGCCTGCCGTCCCAGGACCGCTACAGCTACGACCGCGAATACATGCTCAACCAGATCAGCATGCTGTTCGGTGGCCGCATCGCCGAGGAAGTCTTCATGCACCAGATGACCACCGGTGCCAGCAACGACTTCGAGCGCGCGACCTCCATCGCCCGCGACATGGTCACGCGCTACGGCATGACCGACGCGCTGGGCCCGATGGTCTACGCCGAGAACGAGGGCGAGGTGTTCCTGGGCCGTTCGGTCACCAAGACGACCAACATGAGCGAACAGACCATGGAGAAGGTCGATGGCGAAGTGCGCCGGATCATCGACGAGCAGTACGCCCTGGCGCGCCGCCTGATCGAGGACAACAGCGACAAGATGCACGCCATGGCCAAGGCGCTGCTCGAATGGGAGACCATCGACAGCGAACAGCTCGACGACATCATGGGTGGCCGCGCACCGCGCCCGCCCAAGGACTGGACGCCGCGCATTCCGCCGTCGAACAACGGCGGCGGCACGGGTGGAACGCCCGCCGTCAACACCGACCCGGCACCAACCGCCGCGTGA
- a CDS encoding RlmE family RNA methyltransferase gives MKVKTQSKKVNKAWLNDHVNDTYVKLAAREGYRARAAYKLKEIDETLGLIRPGHLVVDLGSTPGAWSQYVRRRMSPGGAASGDLDGTIIALDILPMEPVEGVLFLQGDFREDDVLARLEQAMDGRRADVVVSDMAPNLSGIASADAARISHLVELAVDFAHRHMKPEGALVAKVFHGGGYAELTQLFKSNFRVVKPIKPKASRDKSSETFLVGMGLKATDGTS, from the coding sequence ATGAAAGTCAAGACGCAGAGCAAGAAAGTCAACAAGGCGTGGCTCAACGATCACGTCAACGACACCTACGTGAAACTGGCCGCCCGCGAGGGCTACCGTGCCCGGGCCGCCTACAAGCTCAAGGAAATCGACGAGACGCTCGGCCTGATCCGGCCCGGCCACCTCGTGGTGGACCTGGGATCGACGCCAGGAGCCTGGAGCCAGTACGTCCGGCGGCGGATGTCGCCGGGCGGCGCGGCCTCCGGTGACCTCGACGGCACCATCATCGCCCTGGACATCCTGCCGATGGAGCCGGTCGAGGGCGTGCTGTTCCTGCAAGGGGATTTCCGCGAGGACGACGTGCTGGCGAGGCTCGAGCAGGCCATGGACGGAAGGCGGGCCGACGTGGTGGTCTCCGACATGGCGCCCAACCTCTCGGGGATCGCATCGGCCGATGCGGCACGGATTTCCCACCTGGTCGAATTGGCGGTGGATTTCGCGCACCGGCACATGAAGCCCGAGGGCGCCCTGGTGGCCAAGGTCTTCCACGGGGGCGGGTATGCCGAACTGACGCAATTGTTCAAGTCGAATTTCCGCGTCGTCAAACCGATCAAGCCCAAGGCCTCGCGCGACAAATCCTCGGAAACCTTCCTGGTTGGGATGGGTCTCAAGGCGACGGACGGGACGTCCTGA
- a CDS encoding YhbY family RNA-binding protein, with the protein MPAIQLSPAQRKVHRAEAHHLDPLVMIGGDGLTPAVTKEADAALKAHGLIKVRVFSDDRAARETMLATLADELDAAPIQHIGKLLVLWRPIPEKERVVDEDRMPGPRDVKVLKYSKRGGQRPEIKTLRVLGNQRLTPGGTIKRAKPKRPLSAKKRNQSD; encoded by the coding sequence ATGCCAGCCATTCAACTCTCCCCCGCGCAACGCAAGGTGCATCGCGCCGAAGCCCACCACCTCGATCCGCTCGTCATGATCGGCGGCGACGGGCTCACTCCGGCTGTCACCAAGGAAGCCGATGCCGCACTCAAGGCGCACGGCCTGATCAAGGTCCGCGTGTTCTCCGACGATCGCGCCGCGCGCGAGACCATGCTCGCCACCCTGGCCGACGAACTCGATGCCGCCCCCATCCAGCACATCGGCAAGCTGCTGGTGCTGTGGCGCCCGATCCCCGAGAAGGAACGCGTCGTCGACGAGGACCGCATGCCCGGTCCGCGCGACGTCAAGGTGCTGAAGTACAGCAAGCGCGGCGGCCAGCGCCCCGAGATCAAGACCCTGCGCGTCCTGGGCAACCAGCGCCTCACGCCCGGTGGCACGATCAAGCGCGCCAAGCCCAAGCGGCCCCTGTCGGCCAAGAAGCGCAACCAGAGCGACTGA
- a CDS encoding glycosyltransferase, translated as MPRPHAAGAQRHVLCMKWGTKYGPEYVNRLYAMVRRHLSGDFNFVCLTDDGQGIRSEVQCLPIPPLDLEVRPGEPDRAWKKLTTFEADLHGLRGTALFVDLDVVIVGSLDAFFERPGDFLIIHDYARPWRRGRITGNSSVYRFELGAHADVLAHFRAHMDEVPTQFRNEQAFLSDFLHRQGRLGYWPDAWCPSFKYHGIPAWPTNYWREPFVPPDARIVVFHGECNPPDALAGRRNRAFRFIRPARWIARHWHV; from the coding sequence ATGCCGCGTCCGCACGCTGCCGGCGCGCAGCGGCACGTCCTGTGCATGAAATGGGGCACCAAGTACGGTCCCGAATACGTCAACCGCCTCTACGCCATGGTGCGCCGCCACCTGAGCGGCGATTTCAACTTCGTGTGCCTGACCGACGACGGCCAGGGCATCCGCAGCGAGGTGCAGTGCCTTCCCATTCCGCCACTCGACCTCGAGGTGCGCCCGGGCGAGCCCGACCGGGCTTGGAAGAAGCTCACGACCTTCGAGGCCGACCTGCACGGCCTGCGCGGCACGGCGCTGTTCGTGGACCTCGATGTCGTGATCGTCGGGTCGCTCGACGCCTTCTTCGAACGGCCTGGCGATTTCCTGATCATCCACGACTACGCCCGGCCATGGCGCCGCGGCCGCATCACGGGCAATTCGTCGGTCTACCGGTTCGAACTGGGCGCGCACGCCGACGTGCTGGCGCACTTTCGCGCCCACATGGACGAGGTGCCGACCCAGTTCCGCAACGAGCAGGCGTTCCTGTCCGACTTCCTGCATCGCCAGGGCCGGCTGGGCTATTGGCCGGATGCGTGGTGTCCGAGCTTCAAGTACCACGGCATCCCGGCCTGGCCCACGAACTACTGGCGCGAACCCTTCGTGCCGCCGGATGCGCGCATCGTGGTGTTCCATGGGGAATGCAATCCACCGGACGCGCTCGCCGGACGGCGCAACCGGGCGTTCCGCTTCATCCGCCCGGCGCGCTGGATCGCTCGCCACTGGCACGTCTGA
- a CDS encoding DUF4149 domain-containing protein, giving the protein MASVKDRVALMLAALWWGSLTTIGFLVVPMLFARLGNPAVAGNFAGQLFAAQTWVAIGCGLVLLMHLRTLGDDGFGPDVRAGLFLVLVALLLALLQQYAVAPRILARTELKFWHAMGSGMYLVQWLCTGSLLWRMARRATLASSVPDAEVRDV; this is encoded by the coding sequence ATGGCCTCGGTCAAGGACCGCGTGGCGCTCATGCTCGCCGCGCTCTGGTGGGGCAGCCTGACCACCATCGGCTTCCTGGTCGTGCCGATGCTGTTCGCGCGGCTGGGCAATCCGGCCGTGGCGGGCAATTTCGCCGGTCAGCTGTTCGCGGCGCAGACCTGGGTCGCGATCGGCTGCGGGTTGGTCCTGCTCATGCATCTCAGGACGCTGGGCGACGACGGTTTCGGTCCCGACGTGCGCGCGGGTCTTTTCCTGGTGCTCGTCGCGCTCCTGCTGGCATTGCTGCAGCAATACGCCGTCGCGCCACGCATCCTGGCGCGCACCGAGCTGAAGTTCTGGCATGCGATGGGCAGCGGGATGTACCTCGTGCAGTGGCTGTGCACGGGCAGCCTGCTGTGGCGAATGGCGCGTCGCGCCACCCTCGCTTCGAGCGTCCCTGACGCCGAGGTGCGCGACGTCTGA
- the greA gene encoding transcription elongation factor GreA: MANTIPVTKRGAEKLREELHRLKTVDRPWVINAIAEARAQGDLSENAEYEVAKDRQGFIEGRIQEVEGKLSAAQIIDPATLDAGGKIVFGTTVELEDEDSGDAVTYQIVGEDEADLKLGRINISSPIARALIGKEEGDTAEVQAPGGVRRYEIVAVRYVG, from the coding sequence ATGGCCAACACCATTCCCGTTACCAAGCGCGGCGCCGAAAAGCTGCGCGAAGAACTGCATCGCCTGAAGACCGTCGACCGTCCGTGGGTCATCAACGCCATCGCCGAGGCGCGGGCCCAGGGCGACCTGAGCGAGAACGCCGAGTACGAGGTCGCCAAGGACCGCCAGGGCTTCATCGAGGGTCGCATCCAGGAGGTCGAGGGCAAGCTGTCGGCCGCGCAGATCATCGATCCGGCCACGCTCGATGCCGGCGGCAAGATCGTCTTCGGCACCACCGTCGAGCTCGAGGACGAGGACAGCGGCGATGCCGTGACCTATCAGATCGTCGGCGAGGACGAGGCCGACCTCAAACTCGGCCGCATCAACATCTCCAGCCCGATCGCTCGCGCGCTGATCGGCAAGGAGGAGGGCGACACGGCCGAGGTGCAGGCGCCCGGCGGCGTGCGGCGCTACGAGATCGTCGCCGTCCGCTACGTCGGCTGA
- a CDS encoding Kdo hydroxylase family protein produces MSTNTRSQIVELGLADWDAARSEPGWIADLEAGKVLYFPRLAFGLEAREHRLLSPDVLAPKVRNVSLDADGRLKGVAGDADLRRDAAAMVGRFRAQALRFVDALLPHYTEALRVAPTSYRPVQVETRAQSWRADDKRLHIDAFPSRPNYGERILRVFTNVNPEGLPRAWRVGEPFEDVARRFLPRLKPYSPWQARVLKTLHVTKSLRSEYDHLMLQLHDAMKSDAHYQRDAPQEAMAFPAGSVWVCFSDQTPHAVMAGQYMLEQTLHLAASRQYNPESSPLAILSRLTGRTLV; encoded by the coding sequence ATGAGCACCAACACGCGGTCGCAGATCGTCGAACTCGGTCTCGCCGACTGGGATGCGGCGCGATCGGAACCCGGCTGGATCGCGGACCTGGAAGCCGGCAAGGTGCTGTATTTCCCGCGTCTGGCCTTCGGGTTGGAGGCGCGGGAGCATCGCCTGCTGTCGCCCGACGTGCTGGCCCCCAAGGTGCGCAACGTCAGCCTCGACGCCGACGGCCGCCTCAAGGGCGTGGCCGGCGATGCCGACCTGCGGCGCGATGCCGCGGCCATGGTGGGACGCTTTCGCGCGCAGGCGCTGCGTTTCGTCGACGCGCTGCTGCCGCACTACACCGAGGCGCTGCGCGTCGCGCCGACGAGCTACCGGCCGGTGCAGGTCGAGACGCGCGCGCAATCCTGGCGCGCCGACGACAAGCGACTGCACATCGACGCCTTCCCGTCGCGACCCAATTACGGCGAGCGCATCCTGCGCGTCTTCACCAACGTCAATCCCGAGGGACTGCCTCGCGCCTGGCGTGTCGGCGAACCCTTCGAGGACGTGGCCCGGCGCTTCCTCCCCCGGTTGAAGCCCTACTCGCCGTGGCAGGCGCGGGTCCTGAAGACATTGCATGTCACCAAGTCGCTGCGCAGCGAGTACGACCACCTGATGCTGCAGCTCCACGACGCCATGAAGTCCGACGCGCACTACCAGCGCGACGCGCCCCAGGAGGCCATGGCGTTTCCGGCGGGATCGGTGTGGGTGTGCTTCTCCGACCAGACGCCGCACGCGGTGATGGCGGGCCAGTACATGCTGGAGCAGACCCTTCATCTGGCCGCATCGAGGCAATACAATCCCGAGTCGAGTCCGCTCGCCATCCTGAGCCGGCTGACCGGACGGACCCTCGTCTGA